One Anguilla rostrata isolate EN2019 chromosome 15, ASM1855537v3, whole genome shotgun sequence genomic window, aataaatgagaacaatgtgtttgaagattttttggaaaaaaaatatgtcagtggaaaatcagaaaatacaaaagGGCCCTTTAccccaaaaaattaaaaaaatcaaaaaaaaatgcaatttttaattaatcatgggaaatcatcttatTGAAAAACCCgtgaaataaaagaacaatgtgtttaaaatttttttggaaaaatatatgtcagtgaaaatcaaaaaaatacataaggctataggcttatgtccaaaatgtgaaaaaatcaataaattaaaaatgcaattattaattaatctggaatcatctttattgaaaaaCCCCCgggaaataaatgagaacaatgttttgaaatttttttggaaaaatatatgtcagtggaaaatcagaaaaaaaaagggcccaATTATgcccaaaatgtgaaaataatgcaaaaattaaaataattaatttttttggaaaaggggaaatcatctttattgaaaaCCCcgggtgaaataaatgagcaacaatgtgtttaaaatttttggaaaaatatatgtcagtggaaaatcaaaaaaaatacatgggcTAAGGCTTATGcccaaaattgaaaataatctaaattaaaaatgcaattattaattaatcatgggaaatcatttttattaaaaacccccggggaaaataaatgaaaaatgttttaagattttttttggaaaaatatgtcGGGGAAAAtcgaaaaatacataaggcaaGGTTTTATgcccaaaaatgtaaaaataatcaaaaaatttaaaaaaatgcaattaattattcaaaggaaaatattttattgaacccccggtgaaaaaatgagaaaaaagtgtttgaagatttttttggaagaaatatatgtcgggggaaaatcagaaaatacataaggctataggttatgcccaaaatgtgaaaataataaataaattaaaaatgcaattaattattaaaccatggaaatcacctttattgaacaacccaggaaataaataaaaatgttttaagatttttggaaaaaatttgTCAGgggaaaatagaaaaatacaaaagggcTATGGTTATGcccaaaatgtgaaataaaaaaaattttaaaatgaattaatttttttgcatggaaatcactttattgaacaaccccgtgaaataaatagaacaatgtgtttgaagacttttggaagaaatatgcaggggaaaatcaaaaaaatacaaaggcatggcttatgtccaaaagggaaaaaaactaaattaaaaatgcaattattaattaatcataAATATCTTTATTGAAAAacccccggtgaaataaatgagaacaatgtgtttgaagattttttggaagaaataatgtCAGgggaaaatcaaaaaaaatacataaggcatAGGTTTATGcccaaaaaattgaaaataatcaataaaaaaaatgcaattttttggATCAAAGAAAATCACTTTATTAAAACCCggtaaaataaatgagaacaatgtgtttgaagatttttttggaaaaatatattcagtggaaaatcagaaaatacataaggcaaaggcttatgtccaaaatgtgaaaataatgcaaaaattttaaaaatgcaattaattgattccaATGCATGATGGAAATCATCTTAATTGAACAaccccgtgaaataaatgagcaacaatgtttgaagacttttttggaagaaatatatgtcagtggaaaatcagaaaatacataaggctataagcttatgtccaaaatgtgaaaataatgctaaatttttaaaaatgcattcattaattccaatgcatgggaaatcatctttattgaacaaccacagtgaaataaatgagcaacaatgtgtttgaagactttggaagaaataatgtcagtggaaaatcgaAAATAATAAGCTATAGgtttgtccaaaatgtgaaaataatgcaaattaaaatgaattattccaACGGAatcactttattgaacaaccacaggaAATAAAGACAACAATTTTTAAGATTttgaagaaatatatgtcatgAAATCAGAAAATATAGGCAATAGGCTtatgtcaaatgaaaataacaactttaaatgcaatcattaattcaatgcatggaaatcatcttATGAACAACccagtaaataaatgacaaaatgtgtttgaagcctttttgagaaaatatgtcagtggaaaatcgaAAATACATAACaaaggcttatgtccaaatgaaaaaatgcaaaaattaaaatgcaattaattgatttacgATGGAAATCACTTATTGAACAACGTGAAATAAGAGTAACAATGTGTTGAAGAGTTTTGGGAGAAATATATGTCGGGAAACgaaaatacaatattataaatgaaaataatgctaaattaaaaatgctattCATNNNNNNNNNNNNNNNNNNNNNNNNNNNNNNNNNNNNNNNNatccgaccggaaaaaaatgcagccggctaacgctttcaatgttcaatagctcccagacaatagggcctaggaccatcaaaccactgctagagtgttcacagacagcggccccgagaagcagagccaatgtttcgggcgctaccaccccgcgcgattttacacgaatatttccaaacctgactttaagccgccgaccggaaaaaaatgcagccggctaacgctttcaatgttcaatagctcccagacaatagggcctaggaccatcaaaccactgctagagtgttcacagacagcggccccgataagcagagcctatgcttcgggcgctaccaccccgcgcgattttacacgaatatttccaaccctgactttaagccgccgaccggaaaaaaatgcagccggctaacgctttcaatgttcaatagctcccagacaatagggcctaggaccatcaaaccactgctagagtgttcacagacagcggccccgagaagcagagcctatgtttcgggcgctaccaccccgcgcgattttacacaatttccaaccctgactttaagccgccgaccggaaaaaaatgcagccggctaacgctttcaatgttcaatagctcccagacaatagggcctaggaccatcaaaccactgctagagtgttcacagacagcggccccgataagcagagcctatgcttcgggcgctaccaccccgcgcgattttacacgaatatttccaaccctgactttaagccgccgaccgaaaaaaatgcagccggctaacgctttcaatgttcaatagctcccagacaatagggcctaggaccatcaaaccactgctagagtgttcacagacagcggccccgaaaAGCAGAGCcaatgtttcgggcgctaccaccccgcgcgattttacacgaatatttccaaacctgactttaagccgccgaccggaaaaaaatgcagccggctaacgctttcaatgttcaatagctcccagacaatagggcctaggaccatcaaaccactgctagagtgttcacagacagcggccccgagaagcagagcctatgtttcgggcgctaccaccccgcgcgattttacacgaatatttccaaccctgactttaagccgccgaccggaaaaaatgcagccggctaacgctttcaatgttcaatagctcccagacaatagggcctaggaccatcaaaccactgctagagtgttcacagacagtggccccgataagcagagcctatgcttcgggcgctaccaccccgcgcgattttacacgaatatttccaaccctgactttaagccgccgaccggaaaaaaatgcagccggctaacgctttcaatgttcattAGCTCCCAGGCaatactgccctacaaagcctaactgcagtaactacgcaaagggtaaaactgagaaaaatggctttaaagtattttaactggccagccaaatgtGTTATAggtatatcagtgatattgcactaattgtacatgtattcatgaggtaaattttatgcccaaaaaccatgatggctgatttgacctttaaccccaaaaatgtagttactgcactctgcctttgcattgccttaaatggttctaagagcaatgcaaaagcaaagtccagtaactacaatgttctcagcttttatattgtgttgtcagtgaacaaaaactattttgacactgattttgttataattgtatttaacagtagGCTATTTAACAACTCTACTTatggatttgtgcatgtttaattaagtctggacaaattgagaattttagacgtttagtcttaatatcatttcatttcacttttttacttattcacctatctagataattattttcctatcaattaaactttgcatcatcatcttcaatTTCATCATCGTTGTCATCACCACCACTGTTGTTGCCTTGATGacaatcacattaataattttcattatccttgtctttactatttaacacaatgaataaatacaaggctacactgaatcacagtacaatgtgttcattatattacatgttttaaacagcggCGTGTTTTGGTGgagcgcaaaactttcctttaaactaattgatctcaaactgttttaattaattttcagtgattaacaagcatgcaaacgatctgactaatcaattggaaagtgacagacagcttcttcgcattgtgttagggagattaaatgataaatgcgatttagaaaaatccgttttaatcactaagcagtggcagaaacttccctgattttccttgagtatcaatacaattaatccacaaaataggctactcaatactatcatatatagccagctctccccaaataggcagttttagcgagtagcctaggccttatagcctacatttattttcatttgcagtacgaaattgtgcacatttttaatctatattatttgcggatacatgcgcttctttctccgcactcgtattcctacaatgcgtaggctagattgtaaacaatctttAAGTGCATGACATGGCATCGGCGATGATGTGAAGTTACAGATGATAATGTTACAGCTACAGGGAGCAGGTAAGAtaacgctagctaactaaacatcgcctgtcagtcagcatatatagcgaggctgacaggtgttttataatgtgattgCTAGTTTCTCAACGCTTAATGTCATCGTTACTTAGCCTACCtgggtattttcttttcaacaccAGTTCCACTATCCTCTTTCCCCTGGATAGTGCCATCTTAAACAGCTTTGTTGTGTGAGGTTAGATGGGTGAAATCGGCTGGTGGTAGATTCCCAAAGCAGTCGCGTGAGGTAACTTAGATGGGTAGATCGTAAAATCGGCCGGTAGAATCCCAAAGCAGACCGCAGTAACTTCACTTACTGCGGTCTGCCATGGTTTTGAGTCGGGTTTTGTAGttactgcaatttttataccgttttttctctaaaactttgtcacaagataaaacagatatcaagaagttcatttttagttataaCTCAATTTCTAccaaaatgtagttactgcggTTAGCCTTTGGACGGCagtataggcttatgtccaaaatgtgaaaataatgcaaaaaaagtaaaaatgcaattaattgatttggatcaataggaaatcatctttattgaacaaccccggtgaaataaatgagcaacaatgtgtttgaagacttttttggaagaaatatatgtcagtggaaaatcagaaaaatacataaggctataggcttatgtccaaaatgtgaaaataatgcaaatcttaaaatgcaattcattattccAAGCATGggaaatcactttattgaaaacccggtgaaataaatgagcaacaatgtgtttgaagacttttttggagaaatatgtcagtggaaaatcgaaaaatacataaggctataggcttatgtccaaaatgtgaaaataatgcaataaattaaaaatgcaattcatatttcgaaatgcatgggaaatcatctttattgaacaacccggtgaaataaatgagcaacaatatgtttgaagacttttttggagaaatatatgtcagtggaaaatcagaaaatacataaggctataggcttatgtccaaaatgtgaaaataatgctaaattttaaaaatgcaattcattaattccaatgcatgggaaatcatcttattgaacaaccacagtgaaataaatgagcaacaatgtgtttgaagacttttttggagaaaaatcatgtcagtggaaaatcagaaaaatacataaggctataggcttatgtccaaaatgtgaaataatgctaaaattaaaaaatgcaattcattattccaatgcatgggaaatcatctttattgaacaaccccggtgaaataaatgagcaacaatgtgtttgaagacttttttggaagaaatatgtcagtggaaaatcagaaaaatacataaggctataggcttatgtccaaaatgtgaaaataatgcaaattgtaaaaatgcaattattgattCAATatggaaatcacctttattgaacaaccccaggtgaaataaatgagcaacaatgtgtttgaagacttttctggagaaaaatcagtgtcagtggaaaatcagaaaaatacataaggctataggcttatgtccaaaatgtgaaaataatgctaaatctttaaaaatgcaattcattaattccaatgcatgggaaatcatctttattgaacaaccccgttgaaataaatgagtaacattgtgtttgaaaacttttttggaagaaatatatgtcagtggaaaatcagaaaaatacataaggctataggcttatgtccaaaatgtgaaaataatgcaataaatgtaaaaatgcaattaattgatttggatcaataggaaatcatctttattgaacaaccccggtgaaataaatgagtaacaatatgtttgaagacttttttggaagaaatataaataatcaaTTGAAATACCtaattggaaatattcgtgtaaaattgCATGAGGTAATAATGCACAAAGCATAGGCTCTTGCATCTTGGTAGGCATTTTTTGAACAATCTTACAATTGTGATTTCAGTATGGTTTGAACTTGAAGAACATCATAAATAATCAATTGAAATACCtaattggaaatattcgtgtaaaattgCATGAGGTAATAATGCacaaagcataggctctgcatcttgtggccattgtttgtgaacaatttacAATTGGTTTGATGTTTCTAGGCCCTATTATCTAcgagctattgaacttgaaagcatttgtcatctgtatttttttcaataatcaATTGAAATACctaattggaaatatttgtgtaaaattgcaTGAGGTAATAATGCACAAAGCATAGGCTCTGAATCTTGTGGccattgtttgtgaacaatttagAAGTgatttgatggtcctaggccctattatcTAGGGGCTATTTCTAGAATTATTTGTACAGGCAGTGGAGTAGAAAACTCAGAGTATTTGGTTTTTGTGATCATCTGCACAGCCAGAGCATGTTGGATATTTTCAAGAGTGGGACTCTTGCATGCTGGTCCATTTTCTTGGACAGGAAACACCTCCGTACTCAGCACAGACCATTTCATACAAAATTTTTAAGATACATATTTGGATATAAACTCCTCCCACAGACACAAAGCTTGAGATCACACAGACATCCTTGGTTATAAATGGTCGAATGCACGACATACCATAGCCTTGTTATGTGCATTTGTAACCATTAAAAATATCAGTGTGGTTACCATCTGCTGCATTCAGCCACCAAGGGAGGTCCCATGAGAGCagtagcatacacacacacacgcgcgtgcgcgcgcacgcacgcacgcatgcacacacgcacacgcacgcgcacacacacacacacacacagccctgaagTCAGGGCCACTGTACACCCATTCACCAGAAGCGGATAAAGAACAGATCACGGACAACACATTTAGTACAGCAGACTGACCCACACCAGGACTTTTGGTTAGGAACCATTTCCAAAGCCAAGATGTTTTACAGTGTAATGGTTGTTCGCTTCAAGCAGGTGCAGTCAGCGAAACCTGCCACTGTAATTCCGGTGTTATTGACTTTTTTGGGAACAAACCGGGCCGCATCAATGTCCTTACATTCCTCCACATCTTCAGTCTGCGTGAGTGACACATTCAGGCCACACCAGCATGTTAAGCTAAACTGCAATGAGGGGGAAACAGCCAGCTCTCAGCATTCTTACtaaattggaaaaaaacaggcttCGTAAAAATGTGGGAAAGGAAAGATGAGCACAACACCAGAAACACGTTTATCTCTGAGACTTTGCCACCagcatcatcatcctcattcACCAGGACGAAACTTAAAACATTTCACCGCCTCTGACCTTCACAAGCAAATGCACAGCGATTCATTgtctttaataatttttttttacccaaaacCACGAATCAAAGCAAACTAAAATGATTACACATTCAATAaacatcaaaatgtattaatagaCTTTTCACATTAATATCATATTTCCATGGCCTATCCTGACATGTATCTGAATTATATGGAAATTAGAAATGTTATTCTTCGTCTGTTCTGTAGGTTCTATGGCATGACCAATCCCTATTACAATAGGTTGACTATATCAACCCCTTGCATACTATAAATGAGCTTTGTCACCCCCCTGTGGTCAAAAGAGGGCACTTACCGGCTACAGTTAAAATGCCCAGTACAATCAAAAccataatttatataaatgaccAAAGAAAGCAAATAATACCATAGTACATTACATatgtttcttttattaaaaggagAGTGAGGCAATCCACCCTCCTTTCAGTGTACAGCTTTATTCGGACAGGTTTAAAGCAGAGAGAGTAACAGAGAAGGAATCCCAGCTCAGGGATCAACGTGTTAAGGCGAGACTTTTTATCACACTTGGCTTTCCATATACTGTACTTTCCCCATCTGTGAGATCACTGCCCTTACATCCCTGatctttgcacttgtgtttgcacTGTGGATAAgataagcaaacacacacacacacacacacacactcacacacacacacacacacgcacacatacacacacacacacatacaaagacacacccactcacagTTGTATGCAAAAGGTTTGCCACCCCTGGTCATTGTACGTGGTACGAGGAGTCTTTTAGTGTACAGAAGCTGATCTGACTTGGTACAAAGTCAAACGCAAATTCTTTCTCAGATTTTAATGCATGATTACtactttttatttgcattcattacaaattcaaaatgagaaattgaAGAGAACATGTTTGGAAACCCTCTACCACCAACTACAGactatttaaaaacattcatttggcaAACTTGTGGAAAAAACCCCACTATTGAGTCTCATTGGAAGCCAAAAGAAGCCTTTGATCAGCTGGATTGGCTTTAATTATTCAGGACCCTTTATGAACTTAATTTTAGCCAATTAATTAACTGGGTAGGGACACTGTACTCAAACCCCCCAGGCCAGAGTTAACACAAATGGAATGCTGTCCTCCTCTTTCTCACTGTAAAGAGGCAGCAGGAAGGGTTTCTCTGATAAAGAAGACATTTCTCACACTGGGGTGCATTTGTGGTTATCCTGTAATAAgattaatttaagaaaagttttgtgaatgaggctcaATGTTTTTTCTTGGTGCATTTTGACTGGATTGGCCCAGAAGGTGCACCTGGAAAGGAGCTTGTCCAGCAGCTTCAGATGTTCTTCAGTTCCTGCTGCATTTTCATACTGTATCAGAGTATGGCTTAGCAAAGTCATTCAATGCTACTGGCACACATTTATAGAAAACTGTTGGATGCAGTCCCTGTGGTAACTGGCAAAAATGCATATTAACATCTGTAAACGTGAAGGCGCATTTGCATTGCCACTTCCAAGTCAGTGGAATCATCTAGAACCCACTGGCTCTGTCCAAGGCAGTAAACACTCAAAATAATCTCTTACTACAGGAGCGATGGCAAGCGTGATTGTGTTGAGTCGTCAGAAGCCTGTTGTCAGTCTTCAGGTGCAAAGAACACGGTTGGGTATGACATGCCTTTCTGTAGTATACCCTGCTGTAACAGAGACTCAGTCATAGCTGGTCTTTCTGTAGTATACCCTGCTGTAACAGAGACTCAATCATAGCTGGTCTTTCTGTAGTATACCCTGCTGTAACAGAGACTCAATCATAGCTGGTCTTTCTGTAGTGTACCCTGCTGTAACAGAGACTCAATCATAGCTGGTCTTTCTGTAGTGTACCCTGCTGTAACAGAGACTCAATCATAGCTGGTCTTTCTGTAGTATACCCTGCTGTTTCTGAGGAAGAGAGGGTGCTAGCCATCCTCTAACAGTGACTGAGACTCCAAAAGACATCATGTCCATCAGCTCCACTGCTCAAAATCAAACGAGGAGCAGAGGTATGGGTCGCTTGTGAAGGAGAAGCTGAAGCCAGGAAATTTCATGAAAGCCAGTCAGGTGGCATGAAGAAGTTTTTTGAACTGCTCAGAGCTTTTGACTCTTTCAGATGCACAATTCtgcaggaaaggaaaaaaagtcagATTTTGCACTCTGCTTTATTAGTTTTATCATAGTGAAATTGTGCTATAAAACATCATTGGATCCGTTTGTGTAAACAACACATACAGAGTGCATtacacgtaaaaaaaaaaaacatgaacttgaaaacatgaataaatcttACAAGTGTATTAGATAAATCGTAATGTACAACATTAACATCTttctatgtacagtatatcaaaTAGGCAGAGCATTGCATAGTGAATATTAAATAATGTGGCCACCTGGTTCTACTCTGATGATAGCAATGATGATATATTACTGTAGATAACTGTTCATTAGATCATAATGacattataatattttaattttgcaacCCATAATCATGTTTGTTATATtctttatgaaaaatatatgatttaatCTGTATCCTCATGACTGTTGTCACAAACTCTGCTTTTTTGTGGTTGTTTCACATTGGcaagtgcttttgtttttgtagtctTAACAGGCAAACTCTGACGAAGACACACCATGTTCAAAGGGTTTAATGATACATACGCCTACACTCTCTTGTAAAAAGTCCATGAATCTTGAACCATTTGTCAGCCACGTTCTTCATTAATTAGCTGTAGGCCATGCAAGTTGAGCCTGTTTTTTCATGTTGTATTTAATTCTGCATATAGTGTGCATTAATGAAAGCTACAATGCCGCTTTCACTGTCTTAGCAGTGAAATACTGCAACACTCAACCCTTCATAAATACACATAGACTGCAGCCTCCATTAACCTGTGTTAAATGGTCTGTGCAGGACTGCTCAcgttaaatgagaaaaaaaaaaagctactcGGGCAGATTTCAGTTCTGACAGAAGCCGAACAATTAAACAGAGGCTCTCTcgagagaaacaaaaatgaagctCTCCTCATTCTTTTAGTCTTGCACcgaaaacacttaaaaaaaaaaaaatcatttaatatgTTGTAGCATGCAAAAAGTTTGTTTGAGTCATGTGACAGTGTTCTTATAGCAGAGGCTGCAGTGGAACGACAGGCTGGAGGGCTGAAATCATCactgggcggggcagtgggcaGGGCATCGGGAGGGGCAGCGGGTGGAAGGAGACACTGAAAGGCTGCAGGCTGGCGGGGGAAAAGAACAGACAGGGGCACATATCCGTCCCGAGGGGCAAACGGGTGAGGGGCAAGctgtgggggaggagcagaggagggggCTCTAGTACTCTGTGGTGGATGGTGATGGAGGCGGGCGATATGGGCGTGGGGGGGCATGTGGGATACCGCAGGGGGGGAGGCCCTGAGGGGGAGATCCTGGGGAAGGCCTGTGGGTGCAGCACAAGCCTGCGTTTCTCAGGGCTGGAGGGGGGATGCCCCGTCGCAGGATTGGCAGGGGGGAAATACCTCCCAGCATTGGCCGTCTCTGAGCTCTCTGGGCTCCGCCTCCCCTCCTGACACGcacactctgattggctgttcaaACGCTGCGCGTCAAGCAGAAGTGATCTCTCACGACTCGCACCTGCGTGGCTCGAGTTCTGCCGTGTGACTTCTTCAGGACCTTTCAgtcttttgtttctgtgttcacaGACTGGAGTCtcacccacttcctgttcaggCAACACAGAACCTCTATTTACTAGTAAATTTCCAGAACGTTCCTCAGGGTCCAACTCCTTCTCAGAGTCCTGACAGAGTCTCAATCTTTTCCCCCTGCTCTTCAGTTCACAGCAGCCTCTCACACTGCCCTGAATGCAGTTTCTATTGGCTGACTTACCTGGCCTACCTGAACTACAGTTTGAGCACCTCTCCTGATGAAGgacacactcctcctcctccatgctcTGAGATCCCCGCTGTCTCTTTGTGGAGCAGCGTTGGTGTGAGATCTGGCTGTAGTGCCATGTGTCGGTGGTGCAGGATATCTCTGTGTCAAGCCCAGCACAGTCATTATAGCCGCACCCTGTGACCAGCGGCTGTTCCTGTGATGGGTGGTGCAGATTCCCCTCACAGCCCCCCACCGCTGCACCCAACTCTGCTTCACCCCTGCTGCAGCCATCTGCTTCCCGCCTCCAGCTCCATGCATCACAGCTGCTCTCAAGCTGATCTTCCGGAGTTCTGCTGCTCTCATGCTGATCTTCAGGAGTTCTGCTGCTGTTCTTATGCTGATCTTCAGGAGTTCTGCTGATGTTCTCAGGCTGATCTTCAGGAGTTCTGCTAATGTTCTCATGCTGATCTTCAGGAGATGTGCTGTTCTCATGCTGATCTTCAGGAGTTCTGCTGTTCTTATGCTGATTTTCAGCAGTTCTGCTGTTCTCATGTTGATCGTCATTAGTTGTGCTGGTCTCACTCTGATTTTCAGGAGTTATGCTGCTGCTGTCATACTGATTTTGGAGAGAGGTGTTGCCTCTAAAATGCAGGAGGACTGGCTCCCAGCACTCTACCTGTTTCAGCAGCGTATCGGGTTCCCCAGCATTGCTCTCGTCTCTCCTGGCTGTATTCTTGTccgtccttctcctcctcctcctcctcctcctctttttgtGCCTTTTATGGGCTCTCCTTTCTCTGCCCCCCAGTTTCTCCACACCTCTCTTGCTGGTGGTGCCTTCTTTCCAGTCCTCCCcacacttcctcttcctgttcacTCTGAGAAAGCTTTTTGTGATGTAGCCATTGTGCCCCTCCATCTGCTCATCTGAATCCTGGTGGCTCTGAGAATTTTCCCAGTCTGGAATGTTCCATACAGGAGCTCTCAGAAGCTCTCCCTGGCTGTGGGAGGCGTGGTCTCTGTGCTTATTAGGGTGTAAAGTCTCTTCCACACCTGTATCGGTAGTAGTGGGTACGAGCTgtgcctctctcactccacCCCCATGGTCCCCCGTCCCTGCTGGACTGCGCACAGCTCTGAAGTCG contains:
- the LOC135241100 gene encoding G patch domain-containing protein 8-like, producing the protein MACYYIVISSAHLSNGHFRNVKGVFRGPLGKNGNRNLDYAETQKTVVKAANFYCELCDKQYYKHQQYDNHINSYDHAHKQRLKDLKQREFARNVASKSWKDERKQERALRRLHHLAEQRREIRCAPGSGPMFKSTTVAVECSLRETGHGGNTDRTRPAAPLDTAAQDDIPSARMPAKSRQAPSCHTSRAKNQAYREKIAFSFSIRKRACFKLESSAAVFSESSEDRPAGLFCGQRLREAPAKASLPSLNSPTSSPTPTSLPSPTSPISLPSPTSLPSSVYRENVCSSDSQPEKPTHDRLSAQSQGSPESLSAQGQGSPESLSAQGQGSPENLSAQGQGSPESLSAQGQGSPENLSAQGQGSPESLSAQGSPDGMVSSDISVAVTDLRALLIYSEDVLVPCISKLPSFPFHLKSTSLLLDMEESLERLKRGALGTADQVGSICPEMLRSSTDGDGDLAGGTDVPSGVDSAQSVGKGESLAVNVRREFRKPSHAFCSVLSKDGGTVLQWPVEMLAYTRTQPALSYSCNPLHFDFRAVRSPAGTGDHGGGVREAQLVPTTTDTGVEETLHPNKHRDHASHSQGELLRAPVWNIPDWENSQSHQDSDEQMEGHNGYITKSFLRVNRKRKCGEDWKEGTTSKRGVEKLGGRERRAHKRHKKRRRRRRRRRTDKNTARRDESNAGEPDTLLKQVECWEPVLLHFRGNTSLQNQYDSSSITPENQSETSTTNDDQHENSRTAENQHKNSRTPEDQHENSTSPEDQHENISRTPEDQPENISRTPEDQHKNSSRTPEDQHESSRTPEDQLESSCDAWSWRREADGCSRGEAELGAAVGGCEGNLHHPSQEQPLVTGCGYNDCAGLDTEISCTTDTWHYSQISHQRCSTKRQRGSQSMEEEECVLHQERCSNCSSGRPGKSANRNCIQGSVRGCCELKSRGKRLRLCQDSEKELDPEERSGNLLVNRGSVLPEQEVGETPVCEHRNKRLKGPEEVTRQNSSHAGASRERSLLLDAQRLNSQSECACQEGRRSPESSETANAGRYFPPANPATGHPPSSPEKRRLVLHPQAFPRISPSGPPPLRYPTCPPTPISPASITIHHRVLEPPPLLLPHSLPLTRLPLGTDMCPCLFFSPASLQPFSVSFHPLPLPMPCPLPRPVMISALQPVVPLQPLL